In Drosophila ananassae strain 14024-0371.13 chromosome 3R, ASM1763931v2, whole genome shotgun sequence, the DNA window TGCGCTCCCCACCACTTCCGCAAGGGGGTGAAGGCAGCGGGACATGCCACTCCCTTTTGCTTTGTTTGtcgattattttttttctctcttctCCAATCTCCCATCCCCAATCTCCAATCCCCAATCACAACTGCATTAGAAACCGATTCCCCCAGTCATGACTTGGCATGTCTCTGGGCCACAGCAACGTCAtctctttttctatttttgtaCTCTCTTTGAGTATCACTTTCGCTTCTTGaacttattaatttattttttgtcaatttttctTATTACCTCtcactatttattttttatttttccttttttttttttgcggttgATCAAAGACCTTGCCAGACTGTTTTTAGAAATCAGCAAAAAAGTGCCTCTGTCCAAAAGTGTCTCTCATTTTTTGTGCTCTTATCAGAAAAcgtctttatttattttgtttgcgCCTTATATTCGCATTTCGCGAACTTGCCAAACAATAACCATATAGAAAAACCGGCTTTATAAGGCCAGCTCTGTCGGCTCctacatatatttttgtatatacatGGCTATATTTCAAATGCATGTACATATATTTGTATCCCCCCCCCTCGACTGCAACTTAATTTTGTAGAGAAATGGCCGTTTTTGGCAATcctataactttttttttcattagcGAGCCGAGCTTGactcaatttattaaaatttttggaaTAACTTTTGAAAACCGGCTTTTCTCGCCCGTCTCTCTTTCGGTTCTTTCTCCGTCTCACTCTCCGAGCTCTGCGCTCAATGGAAGCTTCTCGAGGTTGctacttttttcttttgtttttttttgaatggTATTTCTTTGTGGAACATGTGGTGCTATTCGATTAATCGTATTcgattttcaaattaatattgTTTCCTCTCTCTCCAGAGCGAGAGTCGAGCTTACTCCTGTTTTTGGTCAAGGCTATTGCTCTCGCGGATCTCTTAGCCTGTATCTGCCACGCGCCTTCTTTTCTCTTTGGCCCAACGGCGCTCTCTCTCTCCTCTCTCCCTCTCTTAACGGATAAGCCGTTCAGGTGTGCAAAACTTGTTTTTTTGAAtcccaaaaaagaaaatcaagaCGAGGAGCGCCCTTTTGCCAAGTTCAGCCTCCAAATGGACAATGTTCCTGCCACCGCTCCACCTCTcaccctcctcctcctggctCACATTTGTTAATGAGTTGGCAGTTGGCGGAGGCCGCATTTTGTTGCCAACTGTTTGCAATTGGGTGGTGCTCGATGGTGGTTTGGTGTTTGGTGGTGGGCTTTGTTTGCGTGGGCTATCGCTGCGCCGTCTGCTGCTGATTACTCcgatattttaacaaaaaaaaaaaaaagtggttTTTGTTCCTCGACGAGGGCTGGTATCCTTTCTACCCATTGTTCCCCCCACGGCTCTGAGGCACACCCCGACGCATACAAATGACTTCCATcccaaaaatttattgaatttgtgcGTGACTCATCtgctaatttatttttatgactcTTACTCTCTTCCAGGTGACAAAGGAGGAGCTGGCCAAACTGATCAGCGGTTTCGACCAGCAGGACCTGCTCACCAGCAACGGCGTAACACTTGCCGGCCAGCGGTACATCTACCTTTCCGGCACAGACCGCGTGGTGCGTGCCAAGCTCGGCAGGAGCGGAGTGCACTGCATGAAGACAACACAAGGTAATCATCGACATCTGATCCCGACACTCTATGCACTCTATGATCTGTAAATACTACCAGGAAGGAGTTCGAGGGAAAAAGACACTTTCGTTGTAGAACTTTTCTTTGTTCTCAGCTCTCTCCCCGATAGGATTCGTTATCGATCTTCCACAGACTGATTATAATTATCAAGGggttttttctgttttttattctgtttatttttttttagtcaaCCAGCCAGTGAAagacataaaaataaaaaggtttAATTCAACTCGTTCGAGAGTTATCGCGGTTGGAAAGAATTTAATCCAACTGGTAGTAGTGATAAGGAAGGGTGGTGTTTTGTGGTTAAAAAAGACTGTTAAGTTCGATATTATGGTTCCATGGTGGCTTTTTAGGTCAACAGCAGCagcgtttctttttttttttttttgtctttcttGGGCCAAGTGGGTTTATGTTGCACAAGCGAACTAAGTTGGCCATGTCAGTGCCGTTGGCAGTCGTCGAGAGCAGTCGCTGCTCTCTATATGATTCTATGGCATGAGGctaattttttatgattttttttgtttagtttttgctTGTAGTTTTTGCATTTACGACCTGTTTTGTTTGCCTGCCGCGTCAGTCGGGCCCGTCCATATTTGTACAGTTTTTGTGGCAACTGTTGCGCGTACATATGCTACGCAGTCACAACCCCCCTCCGTTGCAGCCACAAGCTCAAGGTTATTGCCATAATCCATTTCAAGTGCAAATGTGTGTTTGCAATTGGCTTGGATGTACTTGGGTGTACTTGCGAGTGTGTGAGCAGAGACCGCAGAGACCAGAGACTGAAATGGAGAagctaaataaaaatagaaaaaaaaaaacaaaaaaatagcaaagaaatggcaacaaaaataaaggcCAAACTGGTATGTCTGGCTGGCTCTGGGCTTCTCTTTCTCtgggttttattttacacCTGACTAACACACTTGTGCCCGGATGGTGCCTGGCGCCAGGTAGCCATCTACCTGGAACTCTCCCCAATTCTGGCTTAAAGTCTGGCTGGAACAGCTGATCGGCTTGCGTTGCAATTTGTTTACATTCCCGCGAAATAGAATCCAACACGCCACTTCAATTAACGTCTAAACCGGTAGGAGGGGGGGGGATGTCTGAATACCGTATTCCACCCAGTAATTATCCTATTTGTGGGTTAAACGAAGAACCCTTCTTCTCTAGAAGCTACAGGTGCTAGGCTTTAGCTGAAAGGCCAAGTTTATTGACCCCCTGAGCGGCTCCTCTCCGCTCAATCAATTAGACTTCTATCACTTTTCTGCTCATTTGATTAATGTATATGAACCCGGGAACGGCGGGCCAGTCAAATGAAGACTTGTCATTCGggtctgctgctgttgctctcGTCGATGGTTGTCCGTCCGGTTTTTGAAGCTTTGAAGCGGTGAGTTGGCCAGAGAATCTTTATTGAGCGGTTTATTCATAATTTCCAGTTGGCGATGAAGCCGAAGCTACTTCTATAAAATACTGTTAGTTCTTATTTCTCCGCTGGCAATGGAGGCTTTCTCTTTGGCTTTCGAGAGCATTGTCAACCGGACAGAAATCTACAGAAATCTGCAGAAATCTTCAGAAGAAAAGTAATTAAATAGTGATGGTGAAGGAGATTTCAACAATAAAAGATAGATTTCAGTTtgagatacaaagatactcAAGTGGAGTTATAGCTCCTCACAGTTTAagtgttaaatatttaaagtttattaattttattccttttttttattattattattttctagcCGTGATCGTTTCCATCTATGAGGATCCCGTTCAGCCCCAGCAGGCCGCATCTGTCGTGGAGAAACTTGGAGATTATCTAATTACTTGCGGGTACTAggagaataaataaaaacaaaaaaaaagcaacaacaaaacaccCCATCAAcccacaacacacacacacacacaccaacaacaactacaactacaacaacagcaacaaatttGATAAGAAAAAACCGTAAATGAACTaaaaaacacataaaaaaaaagtaattattaatatttaaatttatggaaaaaaaaaacaacggcCAAGAAGAGTAATTTGCggtttttttgtgtgtatcAGAAGAAGATGAAGGAGAAACGAGGAAAAATGCTAAAATAATGTGAAAAAAACGCAAATAATTACCCAAAACTCCAAATTATAAATTTCTgcattattatatttaaaactttttgGTTTATatgataaaaacaaaataaaaggaaaaacatAAAACTAAATCAAAGCATAACTAAGAACTCAGTCATTAAAGTGGATACTAAACTAAAACATCCTTACAAAATGCGTAAACAAGAACTGCTAAATAAACAAcgcaaaagtaaaaaataaaaaaaaaattacaaaaaaaaatatataagaattaacatcaatacaaaattaaaaaaaaaaaaacaggcaaaTTTTTGAAACGATTTTTATATAGAAATGTATACACAATCGATACTGCTGTTCTTGTATATTTATACAAAACGTACACACGcaggttttataaaaaaaaaaaaaggaaaaaaattaagaaaagagAGAGTGAGGGAAGATTTCAGCTGACAGACCATACCAGAACAGACCGACCCGACCCGTAGGAAGGAGGGCAGCGCCAGGCCAGATACGAGGGAAATAGTTGGAGGCCAACGGAAATGAATCGAAGGGAATGAGAGGAAactaaacacacacacataagaCACACACATAGACACAGGAAAATACCAAccaatataaattaaatatatctatatatatatatttatatatgtaaacTATTTGGAGATCCATGACGATGCTCTATTTTTATTGTGgtgaaaacgaaaacaaaaatggaagtATCTCATGAATACACAACAGAGTGGCAGTTCGCAGTGGTGTTTCCATCTTTTTTATACCAGATACGCGCCAAGGCACCATCATATATAAGTGTTCATATTCAGATCATGTCAAGTATTTTCCCGCCATATGTGTCACTCTAATATCATCTATTGTAGGTAGCTCTCTCACTCCTTTTTTGAAGCGTTGCTTTCCATGTTTCATACGAAATCCTAGCAAAAGTATGTGTATATCGCTCTGAAATCATTAGCATATAGCAGTTTCCGCCTCAGGAATATATATTGCTGAACCTTCCCCCCTATCTGGATGCCATTCACCTACCACTTACATAACGCTAGCCgtaacaacaaagtgcatgtgTAACCATATTCATATTTAAAtggcttatttttttatgtttaagcTAATCTAAAGTCTTCTTTCGCGAACAGAAACTTTATAGAACTTTCCCCAGAGATCCCCCCCCAGAATCCACGTCCTGATCCGTCTAACCCATCCGATCTATCCTGATCCTCCAACCTCCAGCCCAAACTACATGCAAACGAAACGTGAAATGAAAACCGAATGCATAATTTacggatataaaaaaaagcaaaatataTAATACGATACTTTAATactattgaaataaaaaaaaggcgaGTGAGACAAACGAAAAGCTCCTCATGAAAATTAGCATACGGCGcattattctttttttgggtTGTGGGTTCTggactggggctggggctgggggcTATCGGTAATCGATAGATCATTGAACTCTGTTCGATTATCGCGATTGTCAAAGTCAAAGCACTGGTCTTTTAtggtttaatttaattaaaggtCAAGTAGGTTATTTTCGTGCCTGCATTATCTGTGGCAATGGGTGTGAGTcgaaaaatatcttccaaaaataaatatttctctgcaattaattttttttttttttgcttacacTTGCGTTTTTGACAGCCGGAGGAGATCCTTGTCCACCTGCCCCATAAATTTTGGGCATTGCATGTGAATATTTCTTggcatttttaaatatatctttCGGTTTAGAGATAAAATCTAGAtcttggataaatttcaaggTGATTTTCAGTCAGTATTTTTCCGCCGTTTAATTAATCACCAAAAAATATTCCCAATAATTATCGTTAGTGGTGTTTGGGGCTTCCTATTCTTCGCAATTTTAGGCGCGTGTTCTTGCTAACGGTTGAGTTTCGATTTATTCTAGTTTTTCTCactaaaattttgaaaaaatagttCAAGTAGAGGGTTTCTGAATTCTACATAAtctttctaaaaaatataattggaTTTAAACCTTAATAATTCCATTAAATCCTCATTTTAAGAACAAGAAATATAGAcattaaaatcaatttaaaaatatataatttgtatACAATTTTAACTACATTTTcgtaacaaaaatataaagctTATGTCATtacatttgcaaaaatttactACAAGTACTGGTTATATAACATCCAGATTGGTACAATTATTTACAATAATTTTGAAATATCCCCCGTAAGTGTAAAACATCAGGAATTTTGATCTGGACCCTTGTTTTCTTTCGTAAAACAGCCGCATCTCTAATCTCCAGTATCAGAATCCCGATTGGCCCTCCCATTCCCGGAGCTGCTCGATCGATAGCCAAAGGAGCACGGAGAACGGCCCCAGTCGAAACCAGGTTGGCCACAATCCCTTATACAGGATAATCGGGCCCTCCTCCTTCACAATAATCCTCAGGCATTCCAATGTGTTTTTGTAGTAAAGATTCTTGCCATCCTTGTCCAAAGGCTGGTTCATCATCCGGGACTTGAGCACGTCCGCCGGACAACTGAGCACGGAGGCCACGAATCCTGCCGTCATGGAAGAGTAGAAGCGCAAAAGCAATCCCTCCTCCAGCTGGAATGTGCGCTTGTAGGTGCGTTTGCTCAGATCGTAGCTGCCCACGTCCCCGGCGGTCATCATGCAGGCCCGGAAGCAGCTGGGTCCGATGCCCCGCCACATTCCGGGCAGGCCGCTAGATCTGTAATTGTCCGCGAACGCCTGAAACATGTTGCTGGCCCGTGCCGGCTTGCCCAGCTGGAGGCGCCTGCCCTCCGTCTGCATCTGCACCTTGACAATGTCGAAGGGATTGGCTATGGCCTGGGCAATGCATCCGGCTGTGAAGCCGCAGCCCAAGGCGGCTGTGACGCTAAGGACCTCCTCGTTGCGCTCGTTGATGTACAGAAAGGGTCGCCGGAAGATGTCGTAAAAGACCACACGTCCCGAGTTGAAGAGCAGATTCCGGGTAACCATCGACGAGAATCCGGCGTACATCGACTTGAAGCCCTCCACTTTCCACATGTTACGTAAAGTGCCAAAAAAATTGGGCATCTTAGTACCCGATCTTTTGGCCTCCTCACCATCAACCTGCATCCGGGTTTTGGCCACGTCCAGCGGAAACACAAACGATTCGGCGAAATTGGAGCCAATGAAGGCATTGACATAAAGCTGGAAAAGATTGCGAGCCGATAGGGGCTCCACCACATTAATGGGAGGGAATTTGGGATAATCGTCGCTATATATGGGTCTCAGATGCCAGTACTCATCACTGTCCTTGTCCATTCTACCAACCATGGATAGTGTATTACAAAATATATGCTTTACTGTGTGTACACTGTGCTACAATTTGAAACTTCACGTTTAAGGGGAAACGGGTAACAATCGAAAGGCGACTGAGATCACCCAAGTTAGTAGCCCTCAACGCCCCGATGGCGGCGGATCTGTTCAAAGGTCATCCAAAAGACCATCGACCAGGGACTAACGCGCAGCCAGTAGGGTATGAATCCCTTGTACATGGCCATTAGACCCTCCTGTTTCAGCAGCTTGCTGAGACAGTCCAGGGCGCCCTTGTAGTGCAGTCCTCGGCCCCAGGCATCTGTCGGCTGGTTCATGATCCGTGACTTGATCACATCCGCCGGCGTACTCAGTCCGGCGCCCGCAAATCCGGCTATAATGGCGGACAGAAACTGGATACCCCTACTATCTGGCTGGTCGAGGACCCTCATCAGAGATCTTTTGCTCAGATCATAGAAGCTAACATCCCCTTTATCCATGGAGTAGGCATTCTTAGCTGAAGAACAGGGGAGTCAATAAATGCTTACCCAAAGTAACCAGGGCGGCACACCAGGTACTGGGTACGGTTCCTTTCCAGAGACCCACGATTCCACCCGTTTGATAAATGGAAGTCAGAGCTTGGAAAACGTTGTGGATGCGCGGAGGTTCTCCCATCAGGCGGCGCTTGCCCTCCATCTGCATCTGAATCTTGATGAGGTCACTGGGAACGGTGACAATGTTGGCTCCAGCCCCAGCGGCAATCCCGCTGATGGAGGAGCCCAGGAATGTGAGACGCGGCCGGCCATCCTTGCCGGCCACaatcaccttctcgcggatgTTGTCGTAGATGAGCATCTTGATCCCGCTGAAGAAGGTGTGGCGCAAAATCATGGCGGAGATGCCGCCGTATAACTTGTGGACGCCCTCCTCCCTAATGATGCCATGGGCGGTCGCCAAGAGGCCTCGATATCTCGCCTCCTGACCAGCTCCCGGCTTGCTGGCTAGCTCACCCTGGATCTGCATCCGAGTCTTGCACACATCGAAGGGATAGCCCACAACCTCGGCACTGCACGCGGAGACAAAGGAGGTGATGTACATCTCCACGAAGGGAGTCTTCCGGTTCGTCACCAGGTATTGTAGCCTGAGTGGTCCATTCTCCTCCGGCAGGGGATAGGGGGCGAAGGTGGACACATAGTCCCAGTCCCTGTCAAGCGGTAGGTTCAAGTGTTCGTGTGGAGGTGGAACTTCGTTGTCCTGCGATGCCATAAGAGTAAAACTTCTAGCGGTGTACAAACGAAATAGAAACGGCCCTAAAAGGAACTGTCTATCTGGAAGCAAAACATATTTTGAAACCCAAAATATACAATAAATTTCGGATCAAAAAGGTAAATGTTTAGATTTAAtgacataaaaaagggtttgttttcaaataataatttctcttatatttaataatttaaaaaatattaaagggAGTGCTGTTGGAGCCTTACCTGAGActtttatgaaaataataatctttCCGCctatcaaaataaataaaaatacaaaaaaaaaccttacAAGAACAAGTAACTCATATTTTTTACCCcaattttttacaattttaaaagattGTTGAATTTTGAATCAAAGCAGTTTAGAATAAAAATTacctaatattttttatcaaagtgttctatttaatatttatgacAGCTTTTAAAAGAAGTGGGTCATTATGAAGTGGGTTTCCCTTAAGAGTTTATTGTGGGGGAAGATAAGTTTTTATTTGAGAACAACCCCTTGGGTATAGGAGCACCAATATAATTCTAAAACACTCCCATTTTCCAACGAGTAATGTTAATAAGTGGAGCTGTCATTTTACTTCCAACTTTAATGTGTAAATTCCTTCTAGCCCCGGGATCCCACGCCGCCATTCCCCTCACAAGTCTTTAGCACTTTTGTTAAATGAAAATGGagggaaaatgggaaaagtCTCCGACGCACGCAACCCTAGAACGATTTAAGAATGGGTTCCCAGTGTTTATTAGTcatcggtcggtcggtcggtggTGGGGCTGACATATGGGTCAGGTCAGTTTCGAAGAAGTGGCACTCCCAGTCATCTAACACTCGGTGACCGACTCACcgattttccattttttatgcCACTTTCAAGTTCCATAAAACAATGGTCGGTTCTGCCTGCCCCCCCCAGACACCTTTGGAAATTGCTGACCATTGGCAGGTTGTCGGAACAATCGGAGAAACTTGAGAAGTTTGTTGAACTAACCAAACGAAATGTTTGTTAAAATTGCCAGAATCAGcttaaatggaaaatattgtTAATATATAGTTATATAGACTATGTAATGCTC includes these proteins:
- the LOC6498399 gene encoding mitochondrial uncoupling protein 4C, with amino-acid sequence MVGRMDKDSDEYWHLRPIYSDDYPKFPPINVVEPLSARNLFQLYVNAFIGSNFAESFVFPLDVAKTRMQVDGEEAKRSGTKMPNFFGTLRNMWKVEGFKSMYAGFSSMVTRNLLFNSGRVVFYDIFRRPFLYINERNEEVLSVTAALGCGFTAGCIAQAIANPFDIVKVQMQTEGRRLQLGKPARASNMFQAFADNYRSSGLPGMWRGIGPSCFRACMMTAGDVGSYDLSKRTYKRTFQLEEGLLLRFYSSMTAGFVASVLSCPADVLKSRMMNQPLDKDGKNLYYKNTLECLRIIVKEEGPIILYKGLWPTWFRLGPFSVLLWLSIEQLREWEGQSGF
- the LOC6497118 gene encoding profilin gives rise to the protein MSWQDYVDNQLLASQCVTKACIAGHDGNIWAQSNGFEVTKEELAKLISGFDQQDLLTSNGVTLAGQRYIYLSGTDRVVRAKLGRSGVHCMKTTQAVIVSIYEDPVQPQQAASVVEKLGDYLITCGY
- the LOC6498398 gene encoding mitochondrial uncoupling protein 4, which gives rise to MASQDNEVPPPHEHLNLPLDRDWDYVSTFAPYPLPEENGPLRLQYLVTNRKTPFVEMYITSFVSACSAEVVGYPFDVCKTRMQIQGELASKPGAGQEARYRGLLATAHGIIREEGVHKLYGGISAMILRHTFFSGIKMLIYDNIREKVIVAGKDGRPRLTFLGSSISGIAAGAGANIVTVPSDLIKIQMQMEGKRRLMGEPPRIHNVFQALTSIYQTGGIVGLWKGTVPSTWCAALVTLGDVSFYDLSKRSLMRVLDQPDSRGIQFLSAIIAGFAGAGLSTPADVIKSRIMNQPTDAWGRGLHYKGALDCLSKLLKQEGLMAMYKGFIPYWLRVSPWSMVFWMTFEQIRRHRGVEGY